The Vampirovibrio chlorellavorus nucleotide sequence TTTCAGCAGGCCATTGAACGGTTTTACGCCGAGGAAGCGGGCTTTTTCGGCCTCAGTTTCAACACCATTGCCGGAGCCGGGCCCAACGGTTCTATCGTGCATTACGGCACCCCCAATCCCCACAAACGGCTGGAGCCGGGCGAGTTGTTTTTAATCGATTCCGGCTGTCAGTTTATGGGCGGTACCACCGATGACACCCGCACCCTGTTGGTGGGAGACACCGCCACCCCCACCCAAAAACTGCGCTACACGGAAGTGTTGAAGGCCCATATCAACTGCGCCAAACAACAGTTCCCGAAAGGGACGGACGGAGCAAGGCTGGATGGGATTACCCGGGCCACCCTGTGGCAACAGGGATTGGATTATGGGCATGGCACCGGGCACGGGGTAGGCGCTTTTTTAAACGTGCATGAAGGGCCCAATGGTATCCATAAGCTGGCCCATAAGCCGCTGGAGCCGGGGATGATCACCAGCATTGAACCCGGGTTTTACGAGCCCGGCTGGGGCGGCATTCGCCTGGAGAATCTATATCTCACCGTGCAGCGGAGCGAAGATGCTCAGGGCCAACGCTGGTACGGCTTTGAAAGCCTGACCTACATCCCCTTCGATTCGAAACTGATCGACTGGGGCCTTCTGGAACCCGCCCAAAAAGAGTGGCTTGCCCAGTACTACTGTGATATTCTCAGCTTGTTGGTTCACACACTCACGCCGGAAGAGGGGCAGTGGCTTCAAACCATCTGTCAAATCCCCACCGCTTCCTGAGATAAGCCAATGGATTGGGTTTCAGATATTGTGCGAGCTTGCTCGCTGTCTAGGCATTTGTTTTCATTGGCGCTGGCGTTTCATTGATTCATACATCGGGAGGGTTTTTTATGCGTGTTTTTGCTCCGTCTTTCCACCTGCAACCGCAAACACGGGCTTTGCACGGTCAGGACATGCAGTCACCGCCTATCATCCTGAATGACACGCAAGACTTTGATTTGCCGCCTATACTCCGGCTTTCCCCGCAGCAACTGGAATTTATCGACTTGGACCAAGAAGCCAGCGACACCTTTGTCAGGCATCCGCATCAGCAGCCGGAAACCCCAAGACAGCAGGATAATCCCTTCTCTGCGCAGACCCGGCGTTATAAAATGCCTAACACCGATTTGGAGCCCGCTGAACACAAAACGAAAAAAATCCGCAAAAGCAGTAAAGAACGCGCAAACTCCCTACCTCAGCTAGAGGCTTATCGCAGGGAAATCGCCCCCCTGCTGGCCCAATATCAGAGCTATAAAATATCAAAGAACGATCGCTATCCCCAGAGCGTGAAGCAACTGTTTCACCGGGCGGCCCAAGAGAATCCCACGACACCCACCAAGCATCTGGCGGATGCACTGGGCCTGCCACCAGCCATTACCTACTACTGGCGGGGGTATCGTAACACCCGACCGGCCAAGAAGACGAATAAGCGGCCGGAGGCATAACTTACTGCCCGGAGGTCGGGGGTGAAGCCAGTTTGCTGCGCTTTTGTCCGTAGAGGAAATAGAAGATTAACCCCACCGCCAGCCAGACCAGCAAGCGCACCCAGGCCTCTATGTTTAAATTCGCCATCATGTAAATATTACCGGCCATGGCTAAAATGGGCACCCAGGGCATCCAGGGACACTGAAAGCCCGTGGGAATATTGGTCTGTTTGGCGTTGGCCAGGGCGCACAGGGGCTTGGCCACTATCAGCAGCCCGGCCAGCATCTTCAGCCCCTGAGCCAGACACAGGCCTGATGCGCCCAGCGGGGTGAGAAAAACTGGCGGGGTGGGCCAGGTCATGCCGAACAGGGCCAAGGGCTTGCTAAAATCGTGGGCCAATCCATAGCAAAATACAGTCAAGCCCAAGCCCAGCTGCAAAACAGTCCACACGCTTTGTTGCGGGGTGTCTTCGCTTTTGTAGCGCATAATCAGCACACTGGCCGAAACCACCACAAAGGCAAACAGGGTCCCGATGCTTACCATGTGGTGCAAGTCCTCCATGGGCACCGCGGCGGCCATGATCGCGGCAATCAGACCGGTCACCACGCTGGCGTTTACCGGCGTGCGGAAGGTGGGATGAATTTTGGCAAACCAGGGGAACAGCAAGCCATCTCGCGCCATGGCGTAATAAATACGAGGCTGGGACATCAGCAGAATCAGCACCACCGTGGTTAGGCCCACAAAGCCGCCCAGGCCAATCAGCTTTTGGGCCAGGGGATTGCCCACACTGCCAAAAGCGGCCGCCAAAGGAGCGCCCGCATCAATCTGCGCAAAGGGGACCATCCCGGTAATCACGGCGGAAACCGCCACATACAGCACCGTGCAAATTAACAGGGAAGCGATGATGCCAATAGGCAAATCTCGCTGGGGATTTTTAACCTCTTCGGCAGCCGTGGAAACGGCATCAAAGCCGATGTAGGCAAAGAAGATCAGGGCGGCTCCCTGAAACACCCCGGCCACCCCAAACGGGAAAAAGGGATGCCAATTGGCCGGTTGCACCCAGG carries:
- a CDS encoding amino acid permease translates to MKHSLWRTKPVAQILSEAEGKEGGLKRVLTAVDLTAIGVGAIIGAGIFVLTGTAARDAAGPAIMLSYVFAGLACILAALCYTEFATRLPISGSAYSYAYASVGELFAWIIGWDLILEYTIGSSTVAVGWTHYLSECLKGFGLTVPNWLLALPVGPVQLNVAAVLLIAFLTGLLCFGIKESARFNAVMVLIKLAVVLFVIVAGIPWVQPANWHPFFPFGVAGVFQGAALIFFAYIGFDAVSTAAEEVKNPQRDLPIGIIASLLICTVLYVAVSAVITGMVPFAQIDAGAPLAAAFGSVGNPLAQKLIGLGGFVGLTTVVLILLMSQPRIYYAMARDGLLFPWFAKIHPTFRTPVNASVVTGLIAAIMAAAVPMEDLHHMVSIGTLFAFVVVSASVLIMRYKSEDTPQQSVWTVLQLGLGLTVFCYGLAHDFSKPLALFGMTWPTPPVFLTPLGASGLCLAQGLKMLAGLLIVAKPLCALANAKQTNIPTGFQCPWMPWVPILAMAGNIYMMANLNIEAWVRLLVWLAVGLIFYFLYGQKRSKLASPPTSGQ